From the genome of Candidatus Dadabacteria bacterium:
CGCGCCTCTTGAGGGTGAAGCACCGGTTTCTGTATCGCCGCTCCCGAGATCCAGATGGTCATAGACCTCGTTGCCGTTTAGAAGGTTTGTATTCCGCAGACGTTCAACCAGTGCGCCGGTTCCGGACAGACTGGGCGCACGATCGTCGGTGCAGACAGGATCATCCCGGGAAACTTCCTGGCCCGAAGATGGGGGAAGCGGCAGGAGCCACGCGATCAGCACCAGCACGGTCCCCAAGCCGGCGTACTTCCCCACCTTGGCGATGCGGGTTCCGTTTGAACCGCCCGCCGTACGCGGTCGGGGATTCCCGCTGTCGGCGCGGTGAGCTTTGATTTCCGAGTGTCCGGAACTTTTTCCCGCCGCCCGAATGTCATCAATTGCATCTCTTCCCGCTTTTTGTGTTCCACGCTCAGATTCCGGAATGTTTTTTACACCCGCGCCGGTGCTCCGGCGAGGAAGCCTCGGGCTCGGGGCAGACGCACTCAGAAAGAAACTCCTTATTTTTTCTCTCAGGTTCTTGAACCTCTTCATTTTCTCTAAAACAAGCCAAAAACAGCTTGCAGCAACGTATCTCTATCTGAACAGAAAGGGGAGCAGGCACGGGGCAATTCAGTTTTTTGCGAGAAAATCAAGCACGGTCTTGTCCGCCTCGGCTTGACACTCCCTCCAGAATCCGTGGCCAACGTCCGCAAACGCTTTTTCAACCGTATTCGGTATAAGTTCCACCAGTTTCTTCGATCTCTCGGGAGGCGTGACTATATCACGCTCCCCGTACATGATCAGGGTTTCCGCGGAGATCTTCCCGAGTCGGGCCAGTACGTCGTGGTTCTCGCATGCGTAGCTCTGGTTTCTGTATCCGGCAGCCGCATCGGGGTCAGCGGGAACTTCCCGGATTCTGCCTACCAAGGAGTCGTAGTTCTCTTCTATGTATTTCCTTCGGTATCCGAGGAAAAGCGCAAAAACCCATCCCGCCCCGGGCCCCGCTTTATCCACTATGTCCCTCGCGGTTTTGATGAGCAGATTTCCGACCTCATCCCTGTGTGCGGAGGAGCATCCCATAACGAGCCTGTTTACCCTCTCGGGGTATTTTATGCCCAGCCACTGGCATATCATTCCGCCCATTGATTTTCCGACGAAGTGGGCTTTCTCTATACCGAGAAAGTCCAGAAGCCCTGCGGTGTCAACCGCCATCTGCTCCATCGTATAGGGATAATCGGGTTTATCGGAGCGGCCCGAACCCCTGTTATCAAGTGCTATCACGCGGAAATGCTCCGAGTAGATGGGAACCTGCACATCCCAGCTCTCAAGACTGCTCCCAAGGCCGTGGATGAGTACGAGCGGATCCCCCTTCCCATGCTCTTTATAATAAAGATTTATTCCGTTTGTCTCTGCGTATGGCATGTCGGGTCTCTCCCGAGGTTTGCCTAGTACCTGCTCAGAAGATACTCTTCCAGTATTATTGTAGCGGCCATCTTGTCTATTACTGTTTTTCGCTTCTTTCTTCCCGTACCGGCTTCTATCAGTGTCTGCTCCGCAGTCCTGGTGGAGAAGCTCTCATCCCAGTATTTCACCGAAAGGCCCAGAGAATCTCGAATGCGTTCGGAGAATTTCCTGATGTTCTTTGCCCTGTTCCCGAGAGAACCGTCCTGGTTGTAAGGTATCCCTACGAGGATTTCGCAGGGGGAGTATGGCTCTATTATATCGCGAAGCCGCACAAGGTCTTTTTTCTCGTTTTCCCGACTTATGGTACAGACGCCGTTTGCCGTGATCCCCAGCTCGTCGCTTACGGCAACCCCTATCGTCTTGGTCCCTATATCAAGCGAGATTATCCTTCCCGAAGTTCTGTTTTGCTTCTCAGCCGGTGTTTTCATCGGGCTCCAGTTTCTCTATGACTGCCGCTCCTATGCTGTTTCCCCATACGTTTATGGTAGTACGGAACCTGTCCAAAAACCAGTCTGTTTTTTGATATGAAGGATTTCATGGATGTTGACTCTTTTTCTTCCTAAGTTAAGTTAAGTAACCATACAGGTTTTTTTTGTAAAGCCTGCCGGGAGTGAAAATGAATTTCCTGCCAAAAAAGTATCACGCCGTGCTTTTCTGCTTGCTTGCATTTGTTTTTTCTTCGGGTTGCGTGCTGGTGATGGGTGGAGCGGTCGGCGGCGGTACTGCGGCTTATCTCAGGGGAGTTCTAAAGAGCAAGGAAACCACCTCGTTTGACAATGTCTGGTTTGCGGTGGTGGAGGTGGTGGAACAGCAGGAGTTTGAGGTAACAAAAAAAGAAAGCAATGTGGGCAAGGCGCTTATCGAAGCCAAGCTTCGCGACCAAGCTAAAATGATTTATATGACCGTCAAGTACGACAAGCCCGAGATAACCGATCTGATTATCCGCGTGGGCATCTGGGGAGATGAGGAAGAGTCAAGGCGCATACTCAAGCTTATTCACGAAAAACTCTACTGAACAACAGAGACGACCGGTCTGACACCCCACCTCAGGGAAGGGGTCTGGACCTGGGTGATGTGCGATTATGAAAGAAGACTCCCGGATCAATTATGTCGAGTTGCCGGCAGAAGACTTCACTAAGGCCAAGGCGTTTTACGGCGATGTGTTCGGCTGGACCTTTCAGGACTACGGCGACTGCTACTGCGCCTTCAATGACGGCAGCATGGACGGCGGCTTCTACCGCTCTCCGCTACAGTCCGACAGCAGCCAGTGCGCTGCGCTGGTGGTGCTTTACGCGGAAGATCTGGAAGCCACGCTGGAACGCATCACTGCCGCCGGAGGCGAACTCTGCAAGCCGATATTCTCCTTCCCCGGAGGGCGGCGGTTTCATTTTCTAGATCCCAACCGCAATGAACTGGCGGTCTGGAGCGAGCGGTAGGAAGCGGCTTTCCCGATGACCCGTGAAAATGCTACCATCGGGTCGGCGGTATAGTTTCAACTGTGGGCTATAAGTGCCATTAGTTTTTCCCGAGATTTTCGTAAAGTTCCATTTCAACATCAAGTTCCGTCCTGATTCCCGCTTCGTTAAGCTTTGTGTTTGCTTCCCCTATCGTCTTGCATCCGTAGACTGCTTGCGCTGGTCTTGACACCTTTTCGTAAACCACTTGGGGATCTACGTAGAAAGTTACTGTGGAACTTATATCGAGTTCGACTTTTCTTCTGCCATTCCTTATTGAAGTAGTGCTGAAAACTCCTTTTGCGTATTCAACGGGTCCTCTGCTTGCCTCGGTGGGTATCAAGCTTATCGCTTTTTCCATTAATTCCAGTGTGGTTGCGGATATACCCCAGCTCCCGAAAATTCCATTGTTCCGTGCTATGATGCCGAATGACCTCTCAAGTTCTTCCTTGGAGAGTTCTCCGTCGCTTCCGAAACCGAATACTCCCATTACGGTAGGTATCTGGAAGCTCTGTCTGTAAAGCGCCGCGGTCATTATGGCGTCGGCGAGCGGACTCATGAGTCCCTTTTCGTCTCCGAATCCAAGCACATCTCCGCCGACGTCTATTCCCACCACCAGATCTGCGCCGAGTTTTTCGGCGGCGTCCGTTATTCCCTCAAAAACCTTCTCCGGACCGTAACTTATATCGACAAGAAGAGTTTCCTCTCCCAGAACTTCGGCCATGCCTGCCTCGGCGAATCTCGCTCCGCCTCGGGTGGTGGAATCTTTGTTGCACTTCCAGACCACGTCGTTTATCTCGCGGACATTGTGTGATTCTTCAAGCTTTCTGGGCCCTGGATCGGGGTCTATTGTGAAGCGCTCCCAGCTAAGTCCTCCCAGAACGCATTGCGTTCCGTTTATCTCGAGCAGGTTTGCCGTCGGAAGAGTTCCGACTATATCCCCCCCTCCTCCTATTCCGAGCAAAATAGCCTTTTTCGAATTTTTAAGGATTTTCTCAAGCATGCTGATTTATCCGTGGTGATGATTACTAATATCCGTTCTGGCGCAATGATCAAGATGGCTTCCCCGAGTGATGAGTGTTGTTCCGGGGTCTTTATGGAATATCGATTTCCGGCTATATTAATTTCCTCGGTTCTGCGGCTTTTTATGAAGAAGATAATAAATGACTGGAAACACTTAAAAGGGGTGCACTGCGGTTCTGCGGCGCTGAGAGATATATGCCTCTACTACGGACACGATCTCTCGGAGCAGATGTGTTTCGGGCTGGGAGCCGGGCTCGGTTTTTATTACTCCTGTGAAGAGGGAATGAATCCGAGCAGGATTATACAGCCTCGCGGTCCCCTGATGGAAATTAATTTCCTGAGAAGTTTCGGTGTTGATGTCACCGACTGGAAGTACGAGGACGACAACGAGCGGGCCTCGGATGACCTCAGGGAGTTTATTGACATGGACGTTCCGGTGTTGATACAGGCCGATATCTGCTACCTTGAATACTTTGACTCCAAGACCCATTTTCCCGGGCACATAATAGCGGTATGCGGATACGACGACTCCGAATCCGTTTTTTACGTGGCGGACAATTCGTTTGAAGATCTCCAGACTGTCTCTTTTGAGAATATGGCGAAAGCGAGAAGCTCAAAAGCAAGGCCGTACCCCCTTTCCAACAACTGTGTTGAAGTGAAGTTTCTTGAAGACGGCTTCGATGCTGAGGAGATGATTCTTAGTGCCGTGAGGAAAAACGCCGAGATGATGCTTGAAGGCAGGACCACTCTAAGAGGGACTTCAGGCATTGAGATTATAAGGAAATGGGCCGAGGACCTTCCTGGCTGGGGGGATCTTGCCGACTGGAAGTGGGCCTCTAGGTTTACTTACCAGGTCATATGCAGAAGAGGGGTCTGCGGTGCTGCTTTCAGGTGGTTTTACAGGGATTTCCTCGAAGAAGTCTCTCCGGTGCTTTCCACTTTTTACGGGGCGGGCCTCCCCGACGAGATGAACAGTATCGGTCAGAATTGGTACGACATGGGAATGCTTTTCAAGGAGATAAGCGAGAGTGCTTCATGTGGAGAGGGATTCGAGCGTGCCTCGGAACTAGCTTTTGATATATATGATCTTGAAAAGCGGTATTTTTGTTCCGTGCTTGAAAACTTCCCTGTCGTCGCTCCGGCGGGAGAAACAAAACGGAGTGAGTGAGCATTGCACAAATATTTAAAAAATCGCTGTGGGATATCGATTCAAATTGCGAGGTTTTCTTGAGCTACGTCTCCGCGACGATGGAAATGTTGAAAAAATAAGGCATTCTATTAAATTATGTGGGATTAATTTAAGGAATTGACTATGGTTTTGTTTATTTTAAGGAAGTATGTTTGGGTCGTAAACGTCTTGCTGATAGTCGCCATTGCGTACTCGGTTTCGGCCACGGTCAACAACGGCCTGCGCGACAAGATAGAGTCCGACAAGGGAGGCCTGACAGGCGAACACCTTTACAAGGAGAAGTACGGACAGGTTAAGATTCCCTATCGTTCAAGAGAGTACTACGACTCTATACTGAGAACAAACCTGTTTGGAACGGGCGGGTATGCTGGACAGATAGAAACGGGTGGTTTCTCGGAAGTTTTTGAGGGGGAAATTACCCCGAAAACTTCCCTCAAGCTTGAACTGCTTGGAACTTTCATACTCAAAAGCCGCACTAATTCTGCGGCCAACAAGAGCATCGCCGTGATAAAGAATATGGAAAATAGCAAAATAAAGGGTTATTCTGAAGGGCAGTTGGTTGATCTTGTAACATCCGAAAAAGTGGAGGTAGTGAAAATAGACGACTGCGAAGTGACTATACGAAGAGCGGAAGGTCCCGAATTGATTACCTGCGGAAACGAGCTTGAATCCGTTTTTGCAAAAAGCCCCGCGAGTTCTTCAGTAAGGAACAGACCTTCTGTTAAGTCAAAAAAGTCGTCGGCTTCAGGGGTCAGCAAGGTCAGCGAGGGCT
Proteins encoded in this window:
- a CDS encoding DUF1152 domain-containing protein, whose translation is MLEKILKNSKKAILLGIGGGGDIVGTLPTANLLEINGTQCVLGGLSWERFTIDPDPGPRKLEESHNVREINDVVWKCNKDSTTRGGARFAEAGMAEVLGEETLLVDISYGPEKVFEGITDAAEKLGADLVVGIDVGGDVLGFGDEKGLMSPLADAIMTAALYRQSFQIPTVMGVFGFGSDGELSKEELERSFGIIARNNGIFGSWGISATTLELMEKAISLIPTEASRGPVEYAKGVFSTTSIRNGRRKVELDISSTVTFYVDPQVVYEKVSRPAQAVYGCKTIGEANTKLNEAGIRTELDVEMELYENLGKN
- a CDS encoding alpha/beta fold hydrolase; its protein translation is MPYAETNGINLYYKEHGKGDPLVLIHGLGSSLESWDVQVPIYSEHFRVIALDNRGSGRSDKPDYPYTMEQMAVDTAGLLDFLGIEKAHFVGKSMGGMICQWLGIKYPERVNRLVMGCSSAHRDEVGNLLIKTARDIVDKAGPGAGWVFALFLGYRRKYIEENYDSLVGRIREVPADPDAAAGYRNQSYACENHDVLARLGKISAETLIMYGERDIVTPPERSKKLVELIPNTVEKAFADVGHGFWRECQAEADKTVLDFLAKN
- a CDS encoding VOC family protein; the protein is MKEDSRINYVELPAEDFTKAKAFYGDVFGWTFQDYGDCYCAFNDGSMDGGFYRSPLQSDSSQCAALVVLYAEDLEATLERITAAGGELCKPIFSFPGGRRFHFLDPNRNELAVWSER
- the ruvX gene encoding Holliday junction resolvase RuvX — translated: MKTPAEKQNRTSGRIISLDIGTKTIGVAVSDELGITANGVCTISRENEKKDLVRLRDIIEPYSPCEILVGIPYNQDGSLGNRAKNIRKFSERIRDSLGLSVKYWDESFSTRTAEQTLIEAGTGRKKRKTVIDKMAATIILEEYLLSRY
- a CDS encoding DUF4872 domain-containing protein, which codes for MITNIRSGAMIKMASPSDECCSGVFMEYRFPAILISSVLRLFMKKIINDWKHLKGVHCGSAALRDICLYYGHDLSEQMCFGLGAGLGFYYSCEEGMNPSRIIQPRGPLMEINFLRSFGVDVTDWKYEDDNERASDDLREFIDMDVPVLIQADICYLEYFDSKTHFPGHIIAVCGYDDSESVFYVADNSFEDLQTVSFENMAKARSSKARPYPLSNNCVEVKFLEDGFDAEEMILSAVRKNAEMMLEGRTTLRGTSGIEIIRKWAEDLPGWGDLADWKWASRFTYQVICRRGVCGAAFRWFYRDFLEEVSPVLSTFYGAGLPDEMNSIGQNWYDMGMLFKEISESASCGEGFERASELAFDIYDLEKRYFCSVLENFPVVAPAGETKRSE
- a CDS encoding DUF3568 family protein, yielding MNFLPKKYHAVLFCLLAFVFSSGCVLVMGGAVGGGTAAYLRGVLKSKETTSFDNVWFAVVEVVEQQEFEVTKKESNVGKALIEAKLRDQAKMIYMTVKYDKPEITDLIIRVGIWGDEEESRRILKLIHEKLY